One genomic region from Euzebya tangerina encodes:
- a CDS encoding conjugal transfer protein TrbL: MGICDVPAIAAVCASAGEGAATLVAAPFAWLAEAMGGAAAWMIESLWQLFDTTTSVDLTSPAYIGVYNLVFGLAVWLMAILFLLQLIGGLLRRDPRALSGALLGIAKGLLGSFLAVGMVGLGLEITDQLVVVIVQAAGTSMTQLGEELAVAAVALGGVTVNAAGAGAIVTIFLAGLMITAAALVWSSLFIRKALLLVAVVLAPIALAGYSWDATRGWFAKWASFVLALIVAKVVMVIIFLVATAQIASPIEADLASVSDAVAGIVLLLVAAFAPYMAYKFLSFAGIDSYQLTSAEQDTKGALARSIPRPNMPRRDPARVINPTGSPTGQTPGPVGGAAGQPGAAGPTGAAGASGAGAGQAGAAGGAAGAAGGVGVAAGVVSAAASAGPKLGKAVAAQTSQQTQAAIHQPPVSQPDRAAGRPAPPNPHPGPAGPPSDAT; encoded by the coding sequence ATGGGCATCTGTGATGTCCCGGCCATCGCGGCGGTGTGTGCCAGCGCCGGCGAGGGCGCGGCGACGCTGGTCGCGGCCCCGTTTGCGTGGCTGGCCGAGGCGATGGGCGGCGCTGCAGCGTGGATGATCGAGTCGCTGTGGCAGCTCTTTGACACCACCACCTCGGTGGATCTGACCAGCCCCGCCTACATCGGCGTGTACAACCTGGTCTTCGGCCTGGCGGTCTGGTTAATGGCCATCCTGTTCCTGCTCCAGCTGATCGGCGGGCTGCTCCGCCGCGACCCCCGCGCCCTGTCCGGTGCGCTGCTCGGTATCGCCAAAGGGCTGCTCGGCTCCTTCCTTGCGGTCGGGATGGTTGGGCTGGGCTTGGAGATCACCGACCAACTCGTGGTGGTGATCGTTCAGGCTGCCGGGACCAGCATGACCCAGCTGGGCGAGGAGCTCGCTGTCGCCGCCGTGGCCTTGGGTGGTGTCACCGTCAACGCGGCCGGTGCCGGGGCGATCGTGACCATCTTCCTCGCCGGGCTGATGATCACGGCGGCAGCGCTGGTGTGGTCCAGCCTGTTCATCCGCAAAGCCCTGCTGCTGGTGGCAGTGGTGTTGGCGCCGATTGCGCTGGCGGGGTACTCCTGGGACGCCACCCGAGGGTGGTTTGCCAAGTGGGCATCGTTCGTGCTCGCGCTGATCGTCGCCAAGGTGGTGATGGTCATCATCTTCCTGGTCGCCACCGCCCAGATCGCCTCGCCCATCGAGGCCGACCTTGCTTCGGTCTCTGATGCCGTTGCGGGCATCGTGCTGCTGCTCGTCGCCGCGTTCGCGCCGTACATGGCCTACAAGTTCCTCTCCTTCGCCGGCATCGACAGCTACCAGCTCACCAGCGCCGAGCAGGACACAAAAGGGGCGCTGGCCAGAAGCATCCCCAGACCCAACATGCCCCGACGCGACCCTGCACGCGTCATCAACCCCACCGGCAGCCCCACAGGTCAGACACCCGGCCCTGTGGGCGGGGCGGCCGGGCAGCCCGGGGCTGCTGGCCCAACCGGCGCCGCGGGAGCCTCCGGGGCCGGCGCTGGCCAGGCCGGAGCCGCGGGCGGGGCCGCCGGTGCTGCAGGGGGTGTTGGTGTGGCGGCTGGTGTGGTCTCCGCCGCCGCATCGGCTGGCCCGAAGCTCGGCAAGGCCGTCGCAGCCCAGACCAGCCAGCAGACCCAAGCGGCCATCCACCAGCCGCCCGTGTCCCAACCCGATCGTGCGGCCGGGCGCCCTGCGCCACCCAACCCCCACCCCGGTCCAGCCGGCCCGCCGAGTGATGCGACATGA
- a CDS encoding SCO6880 family protein, with translation MTGPTTQPQLDPVRLARLPARGILLGLTLGQLVAGSVALVALLAGLYIAGTSGVLVAAPVWVPALLLTVARVGGRPVVAWLPTVAAWLLRRHRGQTRLRRRDLMPRPTGVVDLPGDTGSLVQYTDSQTGTVMLHDPTRRWLITIAEVSHRTFALQDGADQQRRVHGWGRLLATICRSGQIARVQVLEEAVPDSGNALNEWWEQHGSDDGSWVAQTYAALIKAAGPTAQRHQTSIAIALDIAGAARQIRAAGGGLTGAAAVLRQEMTTIASAAQAADLTTPTWITPHRLATRIRTTYDPSMAAGLERLGEHLDIAEVGPVALDERWDGLRTDSAHHAVLWISAWPRSQVYPGFIAPIVLASGVRRTITLIAEPVPAETAARSIRRSKTEYQADAAQRVRIGQTEHVDRTAEYHDVLQQEADLTAGHGLLRYAALIAISAPTLDQLQAATAQIQQAAIQASCDTRLLVGQQPQALIAAALPLCRGL, from the coding sequence ATGACGGGCCCGACGACACAGCCGCAGCTCGATCCCGTTCGGCTGGCCCGGCTCCCCGCACGAGGCATCCTGCTGGGCCTCACCCTGGGTCAGCTGGTCGCGGGCAGCGTGGCTCTCGTGGCGCTCCTTGCCGGCCTGTACATCGCCGGAACCTCCGGGGTGCTGGTCGCCGCTCCCGTCTGGGTGCCGGCACTGCTTCTGACGGTGGCGCGTGTCGGGGGCCGCCCGGTTGTGGCCTGGCTGCCGACGGTGGCTGCCTGGCTGCTTCGTCGCCACCGCGGTCAGACCCGACTGCGGCGGCGAGACCTCATGCCGCGGCCGACCGGGGTGGTGGACCTGCCCGGCGACACCGGCTCCCTGGTCCAGTACACCGACAGCCAGACCGGCACGGTCATGCTGCATGACCCGACCCGACGTTGGCTGATCACCATCGCCGAAGTCTCCCACCGCACCTTCGCGCTGCAAGATGGCGCCGACCAGCAACGCCGCGTCCACGGGTGGGGACGGCTGCTGGCCACCATCTGCCGCTCCGGCCAAATCGCCCGAGTCCAAGTGCTGGAGGAGGCAGTGCCGGACTCCGGCAACGCCCTGAACGAGTGGTGGGAGCAGCACGGCAGCGATGACGGCTCCTGGGTGGCCCAGACCTACGCGGCCCTCATCAAGGCCGCCGGGCCCACCGCCCAGCGGCACCAGACCAGCATCGCCATCGCCCTGGATATTGCCGGCGCAGCCCGACAGATCCGGGCGGCCGGTGGCGGGCTGACCGGTGCCGCAGCCGTGCTCCGGCAGGAGATGACCACCATCGCCTCCGCAGCCCAAGCCGCAGACCTCACCACGCCGACCTGGATCACCCCCCACCGGCTCGCCACGCGCATCCGGACGACCTATGACCCGTCAATGGCCGCGGGCCTGGAACGGCTGGGGGAGCATCTCGACATCGCCGAGGTCGGCCCGGTTGCACTGGATGAGCGGTGGGACGGGCTGCGGACTGACTCCGCCCACCACGCCGTGCTGTGGATCTCGGCCTGGCCGCGGTCCCAGGTCTATCCCGGGTTCATCGCCCCCATTGTCCTGGCCTCCGGTGTCAGACGGACCATCACCCTCATCGCCGAGCCGGTCCCGGCGGAGACTGCCGCCCGGTCGATCCGGCGGTCCAAGACCGAGTACCAGGCCGACGCTGCCCAACGCGTACGGATCGGCCAGACCGAACACGTTGACCGCACTGCGGAGTACCACGACGTTCTCCAACAGGAGGCCGACCTCACCGCAGGGCACGGCCTGTTGCGCTACGCCGCTCTGATCGCGATCTCCGCTCCCACTCTCGATCAGCTCCAGGCTGCGACCGCCCAGATCCAACAGGCCGCCATCCAAGCGTCCTGCGACACCCGTCTCCTCGTCGGCCAGCAACCCCAAGCGCTCATCGCCGCCGCCCTGCCGCTGTGCCGCGGCCTCTAG
- a CDS encoding DUF6112 family protein: protein MFPDLDAIARIDGLGDTAGALATIVLVVAVAVLIGSGVAWALATAVGNPRVAQRARTGLGVAIAATVLVGSATVLISFLIRIGSRL from the coding sequence GTGTTCCCTGACCTTGACGCCATCGCCCGGATTGACGGCTTGGGCGACACCGCAGGAGCACTGGCCACCATCGTCCTGGTCGTAGCCGTTGCGGTGCTGATCGGCTCTGGCGTCGCGTGGGCCCTGGCAACAGCGGTCGGGAACCCCCGTGTAGCCCAGCGAGCCCGGACGGGACTGGGCGTAGCGATCGCCGCAACCGTCCTGGTTGGCTCAGCCACGGTGCTGATCAGCTTCCTGATCCGCATCGGCAGCCGCCTCTAG
- a CDS encoding DUF6112 family protein, which translates to MSALSVVATSLVVAQISITPNETGLPGIASLRQIVGAAMTMGLVLSVLALIISAVVWGFGANSANPHLAGRGKLGVLVSCGAAVICGASVSLINFFWGVGQGVA; encoded by the coding sequence ATGTCTGCTCTGTCCGTTGTTGCCACATCGTTGGTGGTGGCCCAGATCTCGATCACGCCGAACGAGACAGGGCTGCCTGGCATTGCAAGCCTCCGTCAGATCGTGGGGGCGGCGATGACCATGGGTCTGGTCTTGTCGGTCCTGGCGTTGATCATCTCCGCTGTGGTGTGGGGGTTTGGGGCCAACAGCGCTAACCCGCACCTGGCCGGCCGCGGCAAGCTCGGGGTGCTGGTGTCCTGTGGCGCGGCGGTGATCTGTGGCGCGTCGGTCAGCCTGATCAACTTCTTCTGGGGCGTCGGCCAAGGCGTCGCCTGA